Proteins from a genomic interval of Stenotrophomonas maltophilia:
- the gstA gene encoding glutathione transferase GstA — MKLYCAPYTCSLSPHIVLRELGLPFELVKVDNTTKQTADGRDFRSINRKGYVAALELDDGQVLTEGPAIVQYLADLKPECALAPPVGSWERVRLQEWLNFVTSEIHAGSAPLFNAALPEDAKAFFHEKLFKRFDMLQETLAQQDFLMGPSFSVADAYLFTVLGWCRFFAIDLAAWPALPAYIRRVNARPAVQAALRAEAA; from the coding sequence ATGAAGCTGTACTGCGCGCCCTACACCTGCTCGCTTTCGCCGCATATCGTGCTGCGCGAGCTTGGCCTGCCCTTCGAGCTGGTCAAGGTCGACAACACCACCAAACAGACCGCCGATGGCCGCGATTTCCGCAGCATCAACCGCAAAGGTTATGTGGCAGCGCTGGAACTGGATGACGGTCAGGTGCTGACCGAAGGCCCAGCCATCGTCCAGTACCTGGCCGACCTGAAACCCGAATGCGCGCTGGCCCCGCCCGTCGGCAGCTGGGAGCGGGTACGACTGCAGGAATGGCTGAACTTCGTCACCAGCGAAATCCACGCTGGCTCGGCACCGCTGTTCAATGCGGCACTCCCGGAAGACGCGAAGGCATTCTTCCACGAGAAGCTGTTCAAGCGTTTCGACATGCTGCAGGAGACACTGGCGCAACAGGACTTCCTGATGGGACCGTCCTTCAGTGTGGCCGACGCCTATCTGTTCACCGTGCTGGGCTGGTGCCGGTTCTTCGCCATCGACCTTGCGGCGTGGCCGGCCTTGCCTGCGTACATCCGCAGGGTCAATGCGCGACCGGCCGTGCAGGCGGCGCTGCGCGCAGAGGCAGCATGA
- the lpdA gene encoding dihydrolipoyl dehydrogenase, whose amino-acid sequence MAEQFDVVVIGAGPAGYHAAIRAAQLGLKTACIDAALGKDGKPALGGTCLRVGCIPSKALLDSSRQFWNMGHIFGDHGISFKDAKIDVEAMVGRKDKIVKQFTGGIGMLFKANKVAAYYGFGELQPGNVVKVTQHDGSIVELKGTNVIIAAGSDSIELPFAKFDGETIVDNVGGLDFTEVPNRLAVIGAGVIGLELGSVWKRLGAEVTILEALPEFLAVADAEVAKTAAKEFKKQGLDIRLGAKVSKTEITGKGKKKEVVVTYTDSEGEKTLTVDKLLVAVGRRAATKGLLAEGTGVKINERGQIEVDAHCHTGVNGVWAVGDCVRGPMLAHKGFEEGIAVAELIAGLPGHVNFDTIPWVIYTEPELAWVGKTEAQLKAEGIPYKAGSFPFAANGRAVAMIEPAGFVKILAHAETDRILGMHLVGANVSELVHEGVLTMEFSGSADDLARICHAHPSLSEVIHDAAMAVSKRAIHKAN is encoded by the coding sequence ATGGCTGAACAATTCGACGTCGTCGTCATCGGTGCCGGCCCGGCCGGTTACCACGCTGCCATCCGCGCGGCCCAGCTGGGCCTGAAGACCGCCTGCATCGACGCAGCGCTGGGCAAGGACGGCAAGCCGGCCCTCGGCGGCACCTGCCTGCGCGTGGGCTGCATCCCGTCCAAGGCGCTGCTGGATTCCTCGCGCCAGTTCTGGAACATGGGCCACATCTTTGGCGACCACGGCATCAGCTTCAAGGATGCCAAGATCGACGTCGAGGCGATGGTTGGCCGCAAGGACAAGATCGTCAAGCAGTTCACCGGCGGCATCGGCATGCTGTTCAAGGCCAACAAGGTCGCCGCTTACTACGGTTTCGGCGAACTGCAGCCGGGCAACGTGGTCAAGGTCACCCAGCATGACGGTTCCATCGTCGAGCTGAAGGGCACCAACGTCATCATCGCGGCCGGTTCGGATTCGATCGAACTGCCGTTCGCCAAGTTCGACGGCGAGACCATCGTCGACAACGTCGGCGGCCTGGACTTCACCGAAGTGCCGAACCGCCTGGCCGTGATCGGCGCCGGCGTCATCGGCCTGGAACTGGGCAGCGTGTGGAAGCGCCTGGGCGCTGAAGTCACCATCCTGGAAGCACTGCCGGAATTCCTGGCCGTGGCCGACGCCGAAGTGGCCAAGACCGCTGCCAAGGAATTCAAGAAGCAGGGCCTGGACATCCGCCTCGGTGCCAAGGTCTCCAAGACCGAGATCACCGGCAAGGGCAAGAAGAAGGAAGTCGTTGTCACCTACACCGACAGCGAAGGCGAAAAGACCCTGACCGTGGACAAGCTGCTGGTGGCCGTCGGCCGTCGCGCCGCCACCAAGGGCCTGCTGGCCGAAGGCACCGGCGTCAAGATCAACGAGCGCGGCCAGATCGAAGTCGACGCGCACTGCCACACCGGCGTCAACGGCGTGTGGGCGGTCGGCGACTGCGTGCGCGGCCCGATGCTGGCGCACAAGGGCTTCGAGGAAGGCATCGCGGTGGCTGAGCTGATCGCCGGCCTGCCGGGCCACGTCAACTTCGACACCATCCCGTGGGTCATCTACACCGAGCCGGAACTGGCCTGGGTCGGCAAGACCGAAGCCCAGCTGAAGGCCGAGGGCATTCCGTACAAGGCCGGCAGCTTCCCGTTCGCCGCCAACGGCCGTGCCGTGGCGATGATCGAGCCGGCAGGCTTCGTGAAGATCCTGGCCCATGCCGAAACCGATCGCATCCTCGGCATGCACCTGGTCGGCGCCAACGTCTCCGAACTGGTGCACGAAGGCGTGCTGACCATGGAGTTCAGCGGCTCGGCCGATGACCTGGCCCGCATCTGCCACGCCCACCCGTCGCTGTCGGAAGTGATCCACGACGCGGCGATGGCAGTCAGCAAGCGCGCCATCCACAAGGCGAACTGA
- a CDS encoding alkaline phosphatase D family protein produces MRGPVDPESRRRLLRMAWQGTGAAIALAAMPGLATAGPRPRLGRDPFTLGVAAGDPDPQGAVLWTRLAPDPLNGGGMPSRAVPVRWFVAEDPGMRRLVQRGVAAAVPELAHSVHVEVSGLRPGRDYYYRFACDGNEESAVGHFRTAPLLDTQLQQLRLALCTCQAWNSGYYPVLRDIAQSDVDLVLHAGDYLYEYSPLQNARGRTLDAGRFSGETVSLERYRDQYALYKLDPDLQAAHAAHAFAVIWDDHEVQNDYSGIHPEKPGVSTEDFIVRRAAAYRAFYEHLPMRSTPAGNGGLRVHRRLRYGDLAQLTLLDCRQFRPANPCGVGESPRCEAALDPRMSMLGVGQEAWFAQSMAAARGTRWNVVVQQLLMAQLRLDGGTPRERFWNDAWDGYPAARNRLLQAMQAGGQGNAIVLGGDWHSTFVNDLKLDFDAASAPVVATEFIAPAISSGGDDTPYGPYYGPSIPQNPHIRYFDGDRRGWWKLQLNRQTVDAELRFADSVLRADAPARTAARFQVTHGRPGAVQLL; encoded by the coding sequence ATGCGCGGGCCTGTCGATCCGGAAAGCCGTCGTCGCCTGTTGCGCATGGCATGGCAGGGCACGGGGGCAGCGATCGCACTGGCGGCGATGCCGGGGCTGGCTACGGCCGGCCCACGCCCGCGGTTGGGACGTGATCCGTTCACCCTGGGCGTCGCTGCCGGCGATCCGGATCCGCAGGGGGCAGTACTGTGGACGCGTCTGGCGCCGGACCCGCTCAACGGCGGTGGCATGCCGTCGCGGGCGGTGCCGGTGCGCTGGTTCGTGGCCGAAGACCCCGGCATGCGCCGGCTGGTGCAGCGTGGCGTCGCCGCGGCGGTGCCGGAGCTGGCGCATTCGGTACATGTGGAAGTCAGCGGCCTTCGCCCGGGCCGTGACTACTACTATCGTTTCGCCTGCGATGGCAATGAGGAAAGTGCGGTCGGTCACTTCCGCACCGCGCCGCTGCTGGACACGCAGCTGCAGCAGCTGCGGCTGGCGTTGTGCACCTGCCAGGCCTGGAACAGCGGCTACTACCCGGTGTTGCGCGATATCGCGCAGAGCGATGTCGACCTGGTGCTGCATGCCGGCGACTACCTGTACGAATACAGCCCGCTGCAGAACGCACGCGGGCGCACGCTGGATGCCGGGCGCTTCAGCGGCGAGACCGTCAGCCTGGAGCGCTACCGCGACCAGTACGCGCTGTACAAGCTCGATCCCGATCTGCAGGCCGCGCACGCCGCACACGCGTTCGCGGTGATCTGGGACGACCACGAGGTGCAGAACGATTACTCGGGCATCCATCCGGAGAAGCCCGGCGTCTCGACGGAGGACTTCATCGTTCGCCGCGCGGCGGCCTACCGCGCGTTCTACGAACACCTGCCGATGCGCAGCACGCCTGCGGGCAACGGCGGCCTGCGCGTGCATCGGCGCCTGCGTTACGGCGATCTTGCACAGCTGACGCTGCTCGACTGCCGCCAGTTCCGTCCGGCCAACCCCTGCGGGGTGGGCGAGTCGCCGCGCTGCGAGGCCGCCTTGGACCCACGCATGAGCATGCTGGGCGTGGGCCAGGAAGCCTGGTTCGCGCAGTCGATGGCGGCCGCACGCGGCACGCGCTGGAACGTGGTGGTGCAGCAACTGTTGATGGCACAGCTGCGGCTGGACGGTGGCACGCCACGCGAACGCTTCTGGAACGATGCCTGGGATGGTTATCCGGCGGCTCGCAACCGCCTGCTGCAGGCGATGCAGGCGGGTGGGCAGGGTAATGCCATCGTGCTGGGCGGGGACTGGCATTCCACCTTCGTCAACGACCTGAAGCTGGACTTCGATGCCGCCAGTGCGCCAGTCGTGGCCACCGAATTCATCGCCCCGGCGATCAGCAGCGGCGGCGACGACACGCCGTACGGTCCGTACTACGGACCGTCGATACCGCAGAACCCGCATATCCGCTATTTCGACGGAGACCGCCGCGGCTGGTGGAAGCTGCAGCTGAACCGGCAGACCGTGGATGCCGAGCTTCGCTTCGCCGACAGCGTCCTGCGCGCCGATGCGCCGGCGCGAACCGCGGCCCGCTTCCAGGTCACCCACGGCCGCCCGGGCGCAGTGCAGCTCCTGTAG
- a CDS encoding TonB-dependent receptor family protein has product MPSHAPLRRNLLALLVCASLPSLAAAETAPAADAPSATTLDSISVIGRGEARQVQRVTAEDMKVLPPGANPLKLLATKPGVHFESADATGAYEWSTTISLRGFNQNRLGYTLDGIPLGNMAYGNSNGLHISRAVISENLGGAEVSTGIGALGTPSTSNLGGVFQFYSIDPSTEYGVVLAQGFGSDNARRSYARLDTGDHQGFAAYLSGAYSEGDKWKGKGSQELKQFNGKATYNFGADSRITALFNASRRVEADYQDLSLEMIDRLGWDWDNYAPDWDRAVAAARGKYTGGVNSPWDAYYSGHGLRNDDLSSIASDFGLNESMRLKVNVYNHSNRGQGHWFSPSNPSNPGTSREIPISIRTTEYAIDRTGVTSAFTWNVAGHELEAGLWYEDNGHSVQRNFYYIDGPITDDFFLRNPDQRVWHQRYTTITRQFYVQDRFRLFDDRLTIDIGAKSPHTRTSVRTPLGSYANNSSLTSKKGFLPQAGFNFKLNEGNEIFGSFAKNIAAYALGVGSPFNVPQAAFDASAKNLKPEQSRTIELGWRGYGQGYEASVAVYDVKFDNRLLAIAQCVGILGCPALFSNVGSVTSRGAEATLQLKPMQDLAWSNALSWNDSTYDNDYVNNGVVPTRGKKTVDTPEWMFASTLAWTPGPWDMRLSANHVGKRFVTYTNDVSVPSYWLVNASVAYDFGKLGPAQNLTVALNLTNLTDKRYLSSINTNGTYAADPTRSLATMQVGAPRQVMATATVHF; this is encoded by the coding sequence ATGCCGTCCCACGCTCCGCTCCGCCGCAATCTGCTGGCCCTGCTGGTCTGTGCTTCGCTGCCGTCGCTTGCCGCCGCTGAAACCGCCCCCGCCGCCGACGCACCGTCGGCCACCACGCTCGATTCGATCTCGGTGATCGGCCGCGGTGAAGCGCGCCAGGTCCAGCGCGTGACCGCCGAGGACATGAAAGTGCTGCCGCCCGGTGCGAACCCGCTGAAGCTGCTGGCGACCAAGCCGGGCGTGCATTTCGAATCGGCCGACGCCACCGGTGCCTACGAGTGGTCCACCACCATCAGCCTGCGTGGCTTCAACCAGAACCGCCTGGGCTACACGCTCGATGGCATTCCGCTGGGCAACATGGCCTACGGTAACAGCAACGGCCTGCACATCAGCCGTGCGGTGATCAGCGAGAACCTGGGCGGTGCGGAGGTCTCCACCGGCATTGGCGCGCTGGGTACGCCGTCCACCAGCAACCTCGGCGGTGTGTTCCAGTTCTATTCGATCGATCCGTCCACCGAGTATGGCGTGGTGCTGGCACAGGGCTTCGGCAGCGACAACGCGCGCCGCAGCTATGCGCGCCTCGATACCGGCGACCACCAGGGCTTTGCGGCCTACCTGTCCGGCGCGTACTCGGAAGGCGACAAATGGAAGGGCAAGGGCTCGCAGGAGCTGAAGCAGTTCAACGGCAAGGCTACCTACAACTTCGGCGCGGACAGCAGGATCACCGCGCTGTTCAACGCCTCGCGCCGCGTTGAGGCCGACTACCAGGACCTGTCGCTGGAGATGATCGATCGCCTCGGCTGGGACTGGGACAACTACGCGCCGGACTGGGATCGCGCCGTTGCCGCGGCACGCGGAAAGTACACGGGTGGCGTCAACAGCCCGTGGGACGCGTATTACTCCGGCCACGGCCTGCGCAATGACGACCTGTCCAGCATTGCCAGCGATTTCGGCCTGAACGAGTCGATGCGCCTGAAGGTCAATGTCTACAACCACAGCAACCGTGGCCAGGGCCACTGGTTCAGCCCGTCCAATCCGTCCAACCCGGGCACCAGCCGCGAGATCCCGATCTCGATCCGCACCACCGAGTATGCGATCGACCGCACGGGCGTGACCTCGGCGTTCACCTGGAACGTGGCGGGCCACGAACTGGAAGCGGGCCTGTGGTACGAAGACAACGGCCACAGCGTGCAGCGCAACTTCTACTACATCGACGGCCCGATCACCGACGATTTCTTCCTGCGCAATCCGGACCAGCGCGTGTGGCACCAGCGCTACACCACCATCACCCGCCAGTTCTACGTGCAGGACCGCTTCCGCCTGTTCGATGACCGCCTGACCATCGACATCGGCGCGAAGTCGCCGCACACCCGCACCAGCGTGCGCACGCCGCTGGGCAGCTATGCCAACAACAGCAGCCTGACCTCGAAGAAGGGCTTCCTGCCGCAGGCCGGCTTCAACTTCAAGCTCAACGAAGGCAACGAGATTTTTGGTTCGTTCGCCAAGAACATCGCGGCCTATGCGCTGGGCGTGGGCAGCCCGTTCAACGTACCGCAGGCCGCATTCGATGCCAGCGCGAAGAACCTGAAGCCGGAACAGTCGCGCACCATCGAGCTGGGCTGGCGCGGCTATGGCCAGGGCTATGAAGCCTCGGTGGCGGTGTATGACGTGAAGTTCGACAACCGCCTGCTGGCCATTGCCCAGTGCGTGGGCATCCTCGGTTGCCCGGCGCTGTTCTCCAACGTCGGTTCGGTGACCAGCCGCGGCGCCGAGGCGACCCTGCAGCTGAAGCCCATGCAGGACCTGGCGTGGTCCAACGCGCTGTCGTGGAATGACAGCACCTACGACAACGACTACGTGAACAACGGCGTGGTGCCGACCCGCGGCAAGAAGACCGTCGATACCCCGGAATGGATGTTCGCCAGCACCCTGGCCTGGACGCCGGGCCCGTGGGACATGCGCCTGTCGGCCAACCACGTCGGCAAGCGTTTCGTGACCTATACCAACGACGTGTCGGTGCCGAGCTACTGGCTGGTCAATGCTTCGGTGGCCTATGACTTCGGCAAGCTCGGCCCGGCACAGAACCTGACCGTGGCGCTGAACCTGACCAACCTGACCGACAAGCGCTACCTGTCCTCGATCAACACCAACGGCACCTACGCCGCCGACCCGACCCGCAGCCTGGCGACCATGCAGGTCGGTGCGCCGCGGCAGGTGATGGCCACCGCCACCGTGCACTTCTGA
- a CDS encoding LysR family transcriptional regulator: MNLAHWRLLVAVADEGTISRGADRVGMSQSGASQALAQLESSLGFAVFVRERRQVEITALGRRVIEHARIMLGGLQAIRALADDSRGLNGARIRLATFPSLVSSVLPALLRDFQRRHPGIEVVVVEGTDEEVECWLESGTVDAGVVMNPAAGRAPLMLGSDGWMAVLAQTHPLARRATESGVALSELAAEPFILATGGCAVNGQRLMADAGLQLSDARVTVRDWASACVLAREGLGVSLVPESTLPDDLHGLRVLPVQPGIRRVFGLVCSQAGRASRATQVLMQELGPAAAGRASGSA; this comes from the coding sequence ATGAATCTTGCCCATTGGCGCCTGTTGGTTGCTGTGGCCGACGAGGGAACCATCTCGCGCGGCGCTGATCGCGTCGGCATGAGCCAGTCCGGTGCCAGCCAGGCGCTTGCCCAGCTGGAGTCCTCCCTGGGCTTTGCGGTGTTCGTGCGCGAGCGGCGGCAGGTGGAGATCACCGCGCTCGGGCGGCGGGTGATCGAACACGCGCGCATCATGCTGGGTGGCCTGCAGGCGATCCGCGCGCTGGCCGATGACAGCCGGGGGCTCAATGGCGCACGCATCCGCCTGGCGACCTTCCCGTCGCTCGTCTCCAGCGTGCTGCCTGCGCTGCTGCGTGACTTCCAGCGCCGTCACCCGGGCATCGAGGTGGTGGTGGTGGAAGGTACCGACGAGGAGGTGGAGTGCTGGCTCGAATCAGGCACGGTCGACGCCGGCGTGGTGATGAACCCCGCTGCCGGTCGCGCCCCGTTGATGCTGGGCAGCGATGGGTGGATGGCAGTGCTTGCGCAGACGCATCCGCTGGCGCGGCGCGCCACGGAAAGCGGGGTGGCCTTGAGCGAGCTGGCGGCCGAGCCCTTCATCCTCGCAACAGGGGGCTGTGCGGTGAACGGTCAGCGCCTGATGGCGGACGCCGGTCTACAGCTGAGCGACGCACGGGTGACCGTGCGCGACTGGGCCAGCGCGTGCGTGCTGGCCCGCGAGGGCCTGGGAGTCTCGCTGGTGCCGGAATCGACCTTGCCGGACGATCTGCACGGCCTGCGCGTGCTGCCGGTGCAGCCGGGCATCCGGCGCGTGTTCGGCCTGGTCTGTTCGCAGGCGGGCCGCGCATCGCGGGCAACGCAGGTGTTGATGCAGGAGCTGGGCCCGGCTGCTGCAGGCCGGGCGTCCGGATCAGCGTGA
- a CDS encoding 2-oxoglutarate dehydrogenase E1 component, protein MDNQLKQFAQSSQLAGGNASYVEDLYEQYLVSPDSVDPKWKTYFDGFKGREAGDIPHSAVISHIADAAKDALKAGTGSGAGDERERNVGRLITAYRSRGHLDARLDPLGLAAPVNTPDLGLPFHSLSDGDLNSEFSTGGVGGQPRMKLRDLLARLKATYTGSIGAEFMHISEVEQRQWIYKKLELAGGNYQLDADTQRRTLERLTAAEGLERYLHTKYVGQKRFSLEGGDSLIPMMDTIIRSAGKDGVKDVVIGMAHRGRLNVLVNTLGKNPRKLFDEFEGKFEHDEHASAGDVKYHMGFSADVATDGGPVHLALAFNPSHLEIADPVVAGSVRSRQERRKDTARKQVMPILIHGDAAFSGQGVVMELFQMSQARGFAVGGTVHIVVNNQVGFTTSNPLDTRSTRYATDVAKMIAAPVLHVNGDDPEAVVFAAQLAFEFRQKFAKDVVIDLMCYRRWGHNEADEPAITQPLMYQVIRKHATTREMYAEQLEKAGVIAAGAGKAMVDAYREKLDAGEVTTELAKVEKTPPTSPLFVDWPKLLEGKLSDPISTKVEKNKLVELAKLINTIPEDVQLHSRVAKVYDDRRKMAAGEIPGDWGFAENLAYATLLDEGNALRLVGQDVGRGTFTHRHAILHDQKTDNYYMPLRQLVDSPEKATVIDSLLSEEAVMAYEYGFSTTDPNTLCIWEGQFGDFANGAQVVIDQFIAAGEAKWGRISGLTLLLPHGYEGQGPEHSSARLERFLQLCALENMLVVVPSTPAQAFHMLRRQQHLTTRKPLVVMSPKSLLRHKLAVSTLDELANGEFQHLIGDANADAKKVKRVVLCSGKVYYDLLEDQTKRGQDDVAIIRVEQLYPFPRALLAAELKKYGKATDVVWTQEEPQNQGAWYQIRHHLQFCLADGQNLHYAGRARSASPAAGHMADHVREQQQLVADALVNPFNDTFAE, encoded by the coding sequence GTGGACAATCAACTGAAGCAGTTTGCGCAATCTTCGCAACTCGCCGGCGGCAACGCCTCCTATGTCGAGGACCTGTACGAGCAGTACCTGGTCTCCCCGGATAGTGTCGATCCCAAATGGAAAACCTACTTCGACGGCTTCAAGGGCCGCGAAGCAGGTGACATCCCGCACTCGGCTGTCATCTCCCACATCGCGGACGCGGCCAAGGATGCGCTGAAAGCCGGCACCGGCAGCGGTGCGGGCGACGAGCGTGAGCGCAATGTCGGTCGCCTGATCACCGCCTACCGCTCGCGTGGACACCTGGACGCCCGCTTGGACCCGCTGGGCCTGGCCGCACCGGTCAACACCCCGGACCTGGGCCTGCCGTTCCACAGCCTGTCCGATGGCGACCTCAACAGCGAATTCAGCACCGGCGGCGTCGGTGGCCAGCCGCGCATGAAGCTGCGCGACCTGCTGGCACGCCTGAAGGCGACCTACACCGGCTCGATCGGTGCGGAGTTCATGCACATCTCCGAGGTCGAGCAGCGCCAGTGGATCTACAAGAAGCTGGAACTGGCCGGTGGCAACTACCAGCTGGACGCTGACACCCAGCGCCGCACCCTGGAGCGCCTGACCGCGGCCGAAGGCCTGGAGCGCTACCTGCACACCAAGTACGTCGGCCAGAAGCGCTTCTCGCTGGAAGGCGGCGACTCGCTGATCCCGATGATGGACACCATCATCCGCAGCGCCGGCAAGGATGGCGTCAAGGACGTGGTGATCGGCATGGCCCATCGCGGCCGCCTGAACGTGCTGGTCAACACCCTGGGCAAGAACCCGCGCAAGCTGTTCGACGAATTCGAAGGCAAGTTCGAGCACGACGAGCACGCCTCGGCCGGTGACGTGAAGTACCACATGGGCTTCTCCGCCGACGTGGCTACCGACGGCGGCCCGGTGCACCTGGCGCTGGCGTTCAACCCGTCGCACCTGGAAATCGCCGACCCGGTCGTGGCCGGTTCCGTGCGTTCGCGCCAGGAGCGCCGCAAGGACACCGCCCGCAAGCAGGTCATGCCCATCCTGATCCACGGCGACGCGGCCTTCTCCGGCCAGGGCGTGGTCATGGAACTGTTCCAGATGTCGCAGGCCCGCGGCTTCGCCGTCGGTGGCACCGTGCACATCGTGGTCAACAACCAGGTCGGCTTCACCACCTCCAACCCGCTGGATACGCGCTCCACGCGCTATGCCACCGACGTGGCGAAGATGATCGCCGCTCCGGTGCTGCACGTGAACGGTGATGATCCGGAAGCGGTGGTGTTCGCCGCGCAGCTGGCCTTCGAGTTCCGCCAGAAGTTCGCCAAGGACGTGGTCATCGACCTGATGTGCTACCGCCGCTGGGGCCACAACGAGGCCGACGAGCCGGCGATCACCCAGCCGCTGATGTACCAGGTGATCCGCAAGCACGCCACCACCCGCGAGATGTACGCCGAGCAGCTGGAAAAGGCAGGCGTGATCGCCGCCGGCGCCGGCAAGGCGATGGTCGATGCGTACCGCGAGAAGCTCGATGCCGGTGAAGTGACCACCGAGCTGGCCAAGGTCGAGAAGACCCCGCCGACCAGCCCGCTGTTCGTCGATTGGCCGAAGCTGCTGGAAGGCAAGCTGTCCGATCCGATCTCGACCAAGGTCGAGAAGAACAAGCTGGTCGAGCTGGCCAAGCTGATCAACACCATTCCCGAAGACGTGCAGCTGCACTCGCGCGTGGCCAAGGTCTACGACGACCGCCGCAAGATGGCCGCCGGCGAGATCCCGGGCGACTGGGGCTTTGCCGAGAACCTGGCCTACGCCACCCTGCTCGACGAAGGCAATGCACTGCGCCTGGTCGGCCAGGACGTGGGCCGCGGTACGTTCACGCACCGCCACGCGATCCTGCACGACCAGAAGACCGACAACTACTACATGCCGCTGCGGCAGCTGGTGGATTCGCCGGAGAAGGCCACCGTCATCGATTCGCTGCTGAGCGAAGAAGCGGTGATGGCCTACGAGTACGGCTTCTCCACCACCGATCCGAACACGCTGTGCATCTGGGAAGGCCAGTTCGGCGACTTCGCCAACGGTGCCCAGGTCGTCATCGACCAGTTCATCGCCGCCGGTGAAGCCAAGTGGGGCCGCATTTCCGGCCTGACCCTGCTGCTGCCGCATGGCTATGAAGGGCAAGGCCCGGAACACAGCTCGGCGCGCCTGGAGCGCTTCCTGCAGCTGTGCGCGCTGGAGAACATGCTGGTGGTGGTGCCGTCGACCCCGGCGCAGGCCTTCCACATGCTGCGTCGCCAGCAGCACCTGACCACCCGCAAGCCGCTGGTGGTGATGTCGCCCAAGTCGCTGCTGCGCCACAAGCTGGCCGTGTCGACCCTGGACGAGCTGGCCAACGGCGAGTTCCAGCACCTGATCGGCGACGCCAACGCGGACGCCAAGAAGGTCAAGCGCGTGGTGCTGTGCTCGGGCAAGGTCTACTACGATCTGCTGGAAGACCAGACCAAGCGTGGCCAGGACGACGTGGCGATCATCCGCGTGGAGCAGCTGTACCCGTTCCCGCGTGCGCTGCTGGCTGCCGAACTGAAGAAGTACGGCAAGGCCACCGACGTGGTGTGGACGCAGGAAGAACCGCAGAACCAGGGTGCGTGGTACCAGATCCGCCACCACCTGCAGTTCTGCCTGGCCGATGGCCAGAACCTGCACTACGCCGGTCGCGCACGTTCGGCTTCGCCGGCTGCCGGTCACATGGCTGACCACGTCCGCGAACAGCAGCAGCTGGTCGCCGACGCACTGGTCAACCCGTTCAACGACACGTTCGCTGAATAA
- the sucB gene encoding dihydrolipoyllysine-residue succinyltransferase, giving the protein MATEVKAPVLPESVADGTIATWHKKVGDAVKRDENLLDLETDKVVLEVPSPVDGVLKEIKFAEGSTVTSSQVVAIIEEGAVAAAPAPAAEAAPAAAAAPAAAAPAAAAAPAPAAKSAADTLPPGARFTAITEGVNPADVDGTGRRGAVTKEDIVNFARNGGAGKAGGARPEERVPMTRIRKRIAERLMESKNSTAMLTTFNEVDLSKVSAARKELQDEFVKAHGIKLGFMSFFVKAAANALQRFPLVNASIDGDDIIYHGYSDISIAVSTEKGLVTPVLRNVERMSFADIEKTIADYAKKARDGKLSLEELQGGTFTVTNGGTFGSLLSTPIINPPQSAILGMHAIKERPIAQNGQVVIAPMMYLALSYDHRIIDGKDSVQFLVDIKNQLENPGRMLFGL; this is encoded by the coding sequence ATGGCCACCGAAGTCAAAGCCCCGGTACTGCCCGAATCCGTCGCCGACGGCACCATCGCCACCTGGCACAAGAAGGTGGGCGACGCCGTCAAGCGCGACGAAAACCTGCTTGACCTGGAAACCGACAAGGTCGTCCTGGAAGTGCCGTCGCCGGTCGACGGCGTGCTGAAGGAGATCAAGTTCGCCGAAGGCTCGACCGTGACCTCCAGCCAGGTCGTGGCGATCATCGAAGAAGGCGCCGTCGCTGCTGCCCCAGCTCCGGCCGCTGAAGCCGCTCCGGCTGCAGCCGCTGCCCCGGCCGCTGCTGCGCCGGCCGCTGCCGCCGCTCCGGCCCCGGCTGCCAAGTCGGCCGCCGACACCCTGCCGCCGGGCGCCCGCTTCACTGCCATCACTGAAGGCGTGAACCCGGCCGACGTCGACGGCACCGGCCGTCGCGGCGCGGTGACCAAGGAAGACATCGTCAACTTCGCCCGCAACGGCGGCGCCGGCAAGGCCGGTGGCGCACGTCCGGAAGAACGCGTGCCGATGACCCGCATCCGCAAGCGCATCGCCGAGCGCCTGATGGAGTCGAAGAACTCCACCGCCATGCTGACCACCTTCAACGAAGTCGACCTGTCCAAGGTCTCGGCTGCGCGCAAGGAACTGCAGGACGAGTTCGTCAAGGCCCACGGCATCAAGCTGGGCTTCATGAGCTTCTTCGTGAAGGCCGCTGCCAATGCCCTGCAGCGCTTCCCGCTGGTCAACGCCTCGATCGACGGCGACGACATCATCTACCACGGCTACTCGGACATCTCGATCGCCGTCTCGACCGAGAAGGGCCTGGTCACGCCGGTCCTGCGCAACGTCGAGCGCATGTCGTTCGCCGACATCGAGAAGACCATCGCCGACTACGCCAAGAAGGCCCGTGACGGCAAGCTGAGCCTGGAAGAACTGCAGGGCGGCACCTTCACCGTGACCAACGGCGGCACCTTCGGTTCGCTGCTGTCGACCCCGATCATCAACCCGCCGCAGAGCGCCATCCTGGGCATGCACGCCATCAAGGAGCGTCCGATCGCCCAGAACGGCCAGGTCGTGATCGCGCCGATGATGTACCTGGCGCTGTCGTACGACCACCGCATCATCGACGGCAAGGATTCGGTGCAGTTCCTGGTGGACATCAAGAACCAGCTGGAAAACCCGGGCCGCATGCTGTTCGGCCTGTAA